Proteins co-encoded in one Astyanax mexicanus isolate ESR-SI-001 chromosome 1, AstMex3_surface, whole genome shotgun sequence genomic window:
- the tdh gene encoding L-threonine dehydrogenase — MPVVRALSKVARQALQAPGCGCQPLAVAVRNISFSPRQVTSGSDASFHSVSFSETDHPKVLITGGLGQLGVGLAKLLRKRFGKNNVILSDIRKPPSNVFHSGPFIYSDILDYKNLREIVVNNRITWLVHYSALLSAVGEANVALARAVNITGLHNILDIAAEHGLRLFVPSTIGAFGPTSPRNPTPDLCVQRPRTIYGVSKVHAELMGEYYHHRYGLDFRCLRYPGIISADSQPGGGTTDYAVQIFHDAAKSGKFECNLKPDTRLPMMYIDDCLRATLEVMEAPAETLSMRTYNINAMSFTPEELAQEVRKQLPDLQVNYEIDHVRQAIADSWPMNFDDSNARNDWGWKHDYDLPELVQTMLNFIGAESRVAQVH; from the exons ATGCCAGTGGTCAGAGCCCTGAGTAAAGTGGCCAGGCAGGCCCTCCAGGCCCCCGGCTGTGGATGTCAGCCTTTGGCAGTGGCCGTACGCAACATCAGCTTCTCCCCCCGCCAGGTCACCTCTGGCTCTGACGCCAGCTTTCACTCCGTGTCCTTCTCAGAGACAGATCACCCTAAAGTCCTTATCACAG GTGGCCTTGGACAGCTAGGGGTGGGCCTTGCTAAACTATTGAG GAAGCGATTTGGGAAGAACAATGTGATCCTTTCAGACATCAGGAAACCACCCAGCAATGTCTTTCACAGTG GTCCCTTTATCTACTCTGATATTCTGGACTACAAGAACTTACGAGAGATTGTAGTCAACAACCGCATCACCTGGTTGGTGCATTACAGTGCCCTTCTCAGTGCTGTGGGAGAAGCCAACGTAGCCTTGGCCCGTGCCGTCAACATAACTG GTCTTCACAATATCCTGGATATTGCTGCAGAGCACGGGCTTCGCCTTTTTGTTCCCAGCACCATCGGTGCCTTTGGTCCCACTTCCCCCCGGAATCCCACCCCTGACCTCTGTGTTCAGCGGCCTCGCACCATATATGGTGTTTCAAAGGTTCACGCTGAACTAATGGGCGAG TACTATCATCACCGGTATGGCCTTGATTTCCGCTGTCTCCGGTACCCCGGCATCATCTCTGCAGACTCCCAGCCTGGTGGTGGAACGACAG ATTACGCCGTGCAGATCTTCCATGATGCTGCCAAATCCGGCAAATTTGAGTGCAACCTGAAGCCAGACACCCGTCTACCCATGATGTACATTGATGACTGTTTGCGGGCGACCCTGGAGGTGATGGAGGCTCCAGCTGAGACGCTGTCCATGCGTACTTACAACATCAACGCCATGAGCTTCACTCCTGAGGAGCTAGCTCAGGAGGTCAGGAAGCAGCTCCCTGACCTGCAGGTCAACTACGAAATCGATCACGTGCGGCAGGCCATAG CTGACAGCTGGCCCATGAACTTTGATGACTCCAACGCCCGAAATGACTGGGGCTGGAAGCACGACTATGACCTGCCAGAGCTGGTTCAGACGATGCTGAACTTCATCGGTGCAGAGTCACGTGTTGCCCAGGTCCACTGA